One window of the Hoplias malabaricus isolate fHopMal1 chromosome Y, fHopMal1.hap1, whole genome shotgun sequence genome contains the following:
- the LOC136677975 gene encoding dual specificity protein phosphatase 14-like: MAISQITGSLYLSGVEAVNPAALTHRKVTLLVLAAEELPLKPVSVELLHVPIRDEPHAPLSQHFESVSERIQQNHSGSSLVCCSAGRSRSPALVMAFLMKHEGLSREQVHRRVLEARPFIRPNAGFWRQLKEYERQLMHCNSIRMVTTSQGVLPEAIGQTHDRPYCLNI, translated from the coding sequence ATGGCTATCTCCCAGATCACAGGCTCTCTGTACCTGAGCGGAGTGGAGGCTGTGAACCCAGCAGCTCTGACCCACAGGAAGGTCACTCTTCTGGTTCTGGCTGCTGAGGAGCTGCCGTTGAAGCCTGTGAGCGTGGAGCTTTTGCATGTTCCCATCCGCGACGAGCCTCATGCCCCACTCTCTCAGCACTTTGAGAGCGTGTCTGAGAGGATCCAGCAGAACCACAGTGGCAGCTCTCTGGTGTGCTGCTCCGCAGGGAGGAGCAGGTCTCCCGCACTCGTCATGGCCTTTCTCATGAAGCATGAAGGCCTCTCTCGGGAGCAGGTGCACCGGCGGGTCCTGGAGGCCCGTCCATTCATCCGGCCCAACGCCGGCTTCTGGAGGCAGCTGAAGGAGTACGAAAGGCAGCTAATGCACTGCAATAGCATCAGGATGGTGACCACATCACAGGGAGTGCTGCCAGAGGCCATAGGGCAAACACACGACCGTCCGTACTGCCTGAATATTTAA
- the LOC136678972 gene encoding enhancer of polycomb homolog 1-like isoform X2 translates to MVIPVPEAESNITYYDSLYPGDFKMPKQLIHIQPFSLDTEQPDYDLDSDDEAFVTKLRKKMEVGALQFEEMIDRLEKGSGQQLVTLQEAKLLLKEDDELIREVFEYWSKKRKLCQSGSLIPTVKQEKRDGSSTNDPYVAFRRRTEKMQTRKNRKNDEVSYEKMLKLRRDLSRAVTILEMIKRREKSKRELLHLTLEIVEKRNGIADFGGEVMAEVLAQRALEKPVIPLIPITNSNQYRHTEHDRDYKNKVDKPEVVRQKRKYEKKPKPLPLAGSHHSSPAAFNTKDLNQYDFPSSDEEPYSQLLSGSSEAEEENDPDGVFAFRRRSGCHYHAVREGQTGFWPWSDPAEGDVRYRYSLTTLTIPRRCMGLARRRVGRGGRVLLDRAHSDWGAVYHGLDLDSTASPATSPTHQPFTTDTSHAFVSTSSSSVLAPSSSPSSTSPDLSQILRNIKASRWRHFRPRPTLSNDPDNPQPGFVRRTGRGHLTQPINPLIRSRATNRTPAPPPVSLFTTEQYQKHQEQLALMQKDQLEQAQQQQRANANTHSLSSTILDSASAQFAASALVTSDQLIAVKSKEEGLLGVGVNGVVSASGVYKGLHLTSTTSASPAPSSNHQCDTPTSNPNNGTSSANHVGAASPAPAQALLAGVRVGVPSPGATLSVRHLQRQLTVPASALKLAANANRQIPKVTTGSTTLDMGTRENHDQEKPTLNSITENTVAMEVT, encoded by the exons ATGGTGATTCCCGTGCCTGAGGCCGAGAGCAACATCACCTACTATGACTCTCTCTACCCAGGGGACTTCAAGATGCCCAAACAGCTTATTCACATACAGC CCTTCAGCTTGGACACGGAACAGCCAGACTATGACCTGGACTCAGATGACGAGGCTTTTGTGACCAAGCTGAGGAAGAAAATGGAGGTTGGGGCTCTGCAATTTGAGGAGATGATCGACCGTTTGGAAAAAGGCAGCGGGCAGCAG TTGGTGACCCTCCAGGAGGCAAAACTGTTGTTGAAGGAGGATGATGAGTTGATCAGGGAGGTGTTTGAGTATTGGAGCAAGAAAAGGAAGTTGTGTCAGAGTGGCTCTCTCATTCCCACCGTCAAACAAGAGAAGCGAGACGGCTCTAGCACAAACGACCCCTATGTGGCCTTCAGGCGCAGAACCGAGAAAATGCAGACCAGAAAG AATCGCAAGAATGATGAAGTTTCATATGAGAAGATGTTGAAGTTAAGGAGAGACTTGAGCAGAGCTGTTACCATCCTGGAGATGATCAAACGACGCgagaagagcaagagagaacTGCTGCATCTCACATTGGAAATAGTGGAGAAGAG gaaTGGCATAGCTGATTTTGGTGGTGAAGTAATGGCGGAGGTTTTGGCTCAGAGAGCACTGGAGAAGCCAGTGATCCCCTTGATTCCCATCACCAACAGCAACCAGTACAGACACACAGAGCATGACCGTGACTACAAGAACAAG GTGGATAAGCCAGAAGTGGTGCGTCAGAAGAGAAAGTATGAGAAGAAACCGAAGCCGTTGCCGCTGGCTGGTTCTCACCATTCCAGCCCTGCAGCCTTCAACACTAAAGACCTCAATCAGTACGACTTCCCCAGTTCAGATGAAGAGCCCTATTCACAG CTGCTTTCCGGCTCGTcagaggcagaggaggagaaCGATCCTGACGGTGTGTTTGCGTTTAGGAGACGATCTGGCTGCCACTATCATGCT GTGCgcgagggacaaacaggtttctGGCCTTGGTCAGACCCTGCTGAGGGAGATGTTCGCTACAGATACAGTCTCACCACACTTACAATACCACGACGCTGTATGGGGTTAGCACGGCGACGAGTTGGGAGAGGGGGCAG GGTTTTGCTAGACCGAGCTCACTCAGACTGGGGCGCTGTGTATCATGGGCTGGACCTGGATTCTACTGCGTCCCCTGCCACCTCCCCCACACATCAGCCTTTTACTACAGATACCTCACACGCGTTTGTCAGTACCTCCTCTTCCTCCGTCTTGGCTCCTTCCTCTTCACCTTCCTCAACGTCTCCAGATCTCTCGCAGATCCTTCGGAATATCAAAGCCAGCCGCTGGAGGCATTTCAGACCCCGACCAACGCTGTCCAATGACCCTGACAACCCTCAGCCTGGGTTTGTGCGGAGAACAGGCCGTGGCCACCTCACACAGCCGATCAACCCACTAATACGAAGTCGAGCTACCAACAGAACTCCAGCACCTCCTCCCGTGTCTT tgTTCACAACTGAGCAGTACCAGAAGCATCAAGAACAGCTGGCACTGATGCAGAAAGACCAGCTGGAGCAGGCACAGCAACAGCAGAGAGCTAATGCCAACACACAC AGTTTGTCTTCTACGATTTTGGATTCTGCAAGTGCGCAGTTTGCCGCGTCTGCACTAGTGACTTCAGATCAGCTGATAGCAGTGAAGAGCAAAGAAGAAGGACTTCTGGGAGTTGGAGTCAATGGAGTTGTATCTGCCTCAG gAGTCTATAAGGGCTTGCACCTCACGAGCACAACCTCCgcaagccccgccccctcttcTAACCACCAGTGTGATACCCCTACCTCCAACCCCAACAATGGAACCTCCTCAGCCAATCACGTTGGCGCCGCCAGCCCAGCCCCTGCGCAGGCACTATTGGCTGGGGTGAGAGTGGGTGTGCCATCGCCGGGGGCAACGCTGAGTGTGAGGCATCTCCAACGGCAGCTCACCGTCCCAGCCTCTGCCCTCAAACTCGCCGCCAACGCAAACCGACAGATCCCGAAAGTCACAACAGGGTCAACAACCCTCGACATGGGgaccag GGAAAACCACGATCAAGAGAAGCCAACGCTGAACAGTATAACTGAAAACACAGTAGCCATGGAGGTTACGTAG
- the LOC136678972 gene encoding enhancer of polycomb homolog 1-like isoform X1, which produces MSKLSFRARALDASKPLPVFRCEDLPDLHEYASINRAVPQMPTGMEKEEESEHHLQRAISAQQVYGEKRDNMVIPVPEAESNITYYDSLYPGDFKMPKQLIHIQPFSLDTEQPDYDLDSDDEAFVTKLRKKMEVGALQFEEMIDRLEKGSGQQLVTLQEAKLLLKEDDELIREVFEYWSKKRKLCQSGSLIPTVKQEKRDGSSTNDPYVAFRRRTEKMQTRKNRKNDEVSYEKMLKLRRDLSRAVTILEMIKRREKSKRELLHLTLEIVEKRNGIADFGGEVMAEVLAQRALEKPVIPLIPITNSNQYRHTEHDRDYKNKVDKPEVVRQKRKYEKKPKPLPLAGSHHSSPAAFNTKDLNQYDFPSSDEEPYSQLLSGSSEAEEENDPDGVFAFRRRSGCHYHAVREGQTGFWPWSDPAEGDVRYRYSLTTLTIPRRCMGLARRRVGRGGRVLLDRAHSDWGAVYHGLDLDSTASPATSPTHQPFTTDTSHAFVSTSSSSVLAPSSSPSSTSPDLSQILRNIKASRWRHFRPRPTLSNDPDNPQPGFVRRTGRGHLTQPINPLIRSRATNRTPAPPPVSLFTTEQYQKHQEQLALMQKDQLEQAQQQQRANANTHSLSSTILDSASAQFAASALVTSDQLIAVKSKEEGLLGVGVNGVVSASGVYKGLHLTSTTSASPAPSSNHQCDTPTSNPNNGTSSANHVGAASPAPAQALLAGVRVGVPSPGATLSVRHLQRQLTVPASALKLAANANRQIPKVTTGSTTLDMGTRENHDQEKPTLNSITENTVAMEVT; this is translated from the exons GAGCATCATCTGCAGCGGGCGATATCGGCACAGCAGGTGTATGGAGAGAAGAGGGATAATATGGTGATTCCCGTGCCTGAGGCCGAGAGCAACATCACCTACTATGACTCTCTCTACCCAGGGGACTTCAAGATGCCCAAACAGCTTATTCACATACAGC CCTTCAGCTTGGACACGGAACAGCCAGACTATGACCTGGACTCAGATGACGAGGCTTTTGTGACCAAGCTGAGGAAGAAAATGGAGGTTGGGGCTCTGCAATTTGAGGAGATGATCGACCGTTTGGAAAAAGGCAGCGGGCAGCAG TTGGTGACCCTCCAGGAGGCAAAACTGTTGTTGAAGGAGGATGATGAGTTGATCAGGGAGGTGTTTGAGTATTGGAGCAAGAAAAGGAAGTTGTGTCAGAGTGGCTCTCTCATTCCCACCGTCAAACAAGAGAAGCGAGACGGCTCTAGCACAAACGACCCCTATGTGGCCTTCAGGCGCAGAACCGAGAAAATGCAGACCAGAAAG AATCGCAAGAATGATGAAGTTTCATATGAGAAGATGTTGAAGTTAAGGAGAGACTTGAGCAGAGCTGTTACCATCCTGGAGATGATCAAACGACGCgagaagagcaagagagaacTGCTGCATCTCACATTGGAAATAGTGGAGAAGAG gaaTGGCATAGCTGATTTTGGTGGTGAAGTAATGGCGGAGGTTTTGGCTCAGAGAGCACTGGAGAAGCCAGTGATCCCCTTGATTCCCATCACCAACAGCAACCAGTACAGACACACAGAGCATGACCGTGACTACAAGAACAAG GTGGATAAGCCAGAAGTGGTGCGTCAGAAGAGAAAGTATGAGAAGAAACCGAAGCCGTTGCCGCTGGCTGGTTCTCACCATTCCAGCCCTGCAGCCTTCAACACTAAAGACCTCAATCAGTACGACTTCCCCAGTTCAGATGAAGAGCCCTATTCACAG CTGCTTTCCGGCTCGTcagaggcagaggaggagaaCGATCCTGACGGTGTGTTTGCGTTTAGGAGACGATCTGGCTGCCACTATCATGCT GTGCgcgagggacaaacaggtttctGGCCTTGGTCAGACCCTGCTGAGGGAGATGTTCGCTACAGATACAGTCTCACCACACTTACAATACCACGACGCTGTATGGGGTTAGCACGGCGACGAGTTGGGAGAGGGGGCAG GGTTTTGCTAGACCGAGCTCACTCAGACTGGGGCGCTGTGTATCATGGGCTGGACCTGGATTCTACTGCGTCCCCTGCCACCTCCCCCACACATCAGCCTTTTACTACAGATACCTCACACGCGTTTGTCAGTACCTCCTCTTCCTCCGTCTTGGCTCCTTCCTCTTCACCTTCCTCAACGTCTCCAGATCTCTCGCAGATCCTTCGGAATATCAAAGCCAGCCGCTGGAGGCATTTCAGACCCCGACCAACGCTGTCCAATGACCCTGACAACCCTCAGCCTGGGTTTGTGCGGAGAACAGGCCGTGGCCACCTCACACAGCCGATCAACCCACTAATACGAAGTCGAGCTACCAACAGAACTCCAGCACCTCCTCCCGTGTCTT tgTTCACAACTGAGCAGTACCAGAAGCATCAAGAACAGCTGGCACTGATGCAGAAAGACCAGCTGGAGCAGGCACAGCAACAGCAGAGAGCTAATGCCAACACACAC AGTTTGTCTTCTACGATTTTGGATTCTGCAAGTGCGCAGTTTGCCGCGTCTGCACTAGTGACTTCAGATCAGCTGATAGCAGTGAAGAGCAAAGAAGAAGGACTTCTGGGAGTTGGAGTCAATGGAGTTGTATCTGCCTCAG gAGTCTATAAGGGCTTGCACCTCACGAGCACAACCTCCgcaagccccgccccctcttcTAACCACCAGTGTGATACCCCTACCTCCAACCCCAACAATGGAACCTCCTCAGCCAATCACGTTGGCGCCGCCAGCCCAGCCCCTGCGCAGGCACTATTGGCTGGGGTGAGAGTGGGTGTGCCATCGCCGGGGGCAACGCTGAGTGTGAGGCATCTCCAACGGCAGCTCACCGTCCCAGCCTCTGCCCTCAAACTCGCCGCCAACGCAAACCGACAGATCCCGAAAGTCACAACAGGGTCAACAACCCTCGACATGGGgaccag GGAAAACCACGATCAAGAGAAGCCAACGCTGAACAGTATAACTGAAAACACAGTAGCCATGGAGGTTACGTAG